The sequence below is a genomic window from Acidobacteriota bacterium.
AAACTGGTTTTCTTCAGTTCACGAATCCTGTGGCTGCGCAGTCTGGCGGGCAGCGCCAGTATGTTGTGCAACTTTTATGCGCTGGCCCACTTGCCTGTTTCAGATACGCTGACCTTGATGAATACCGCGCCGATTTGGGTGACCATGCTGTTGTGGTTGGTGTTCAAACAAAAGCCGGGCACCGGTATTCTCGCGGCAGTGTTCACCAGTGTCGTGGGGATCGCGCTGATTCAACAGCCGCACTTTCAAAGCGGTAAATTCGCCTGTTTGATGGCGCTCAGCGGCGCGTTCTTTACCTCAATTGCCATGTTGGGATTGAATCGGTTGCAGCACATAGACCCGCGCGCCATCGTCGTGCATTTCTCCGGCGTCGCCAGCCTGGCTACGCTGGCCTTTCTGCTGTTGACCAACCGCAAAGATTACTCGGCGCAATTGGCTGACAAGTCTGTCATCGGGTTGCTGGTGTTGGTGGGACTGGCGGGCGTTGTGGGGCAAATCGGGATGACGCTGGCGTTTGCCAAGGGGCAGGCTTCGCGTGTCGCGGTGGTGGCCTTGACCCAAATCTTGTTCGGCCTGGTGTTTGATATGGTCTTTTGGAATCGCGCGATCAATCTGGTTTCGTGGCTGGGCATGGTGTTCGTCATCGTGCCGACGGCCTGGTTGATTTTGGGGCGACCGCCGCAACAGAGCCGCGAGCTGATTGAAGTCGAGATGTCGGATTAACCCGCTCTTTTGCGCCCTTGTTCTGCGGCCTATTCCGTGAAAGCATTTGCAATGGGTAGTGGCTCAACTGGGAGAGTTTGTAGTCCCGGCTTCAGCCGGAAACTCTCCCAGTTGAGCCACTACCCGTTTTTCTTCAAAGCCGGCAAACGGATGCTTAACGCACGCCATAAGCAGGCACAGGTATGTCGCCGCTTTGCCCTTGGTTTTTGCCCAGGAACGAACCGTCCGAACTGAGTTTGACGAACCACGTGCCGGAGCGCCGCCACACCGCAATGTCCGCCTTGCCGTCGCCGTCATAATCGCCCGGCGTCGGAATATCGAAATACGGCGCATAGTTCGCCCCCCAGAATTGCAGGATGGCTTGGCCGTCGCTGCTCTTGCGGATGTACCAGATCGAATCCGCCCCGCGCCAGATCGCCAAGTCGGCTTTGCCATCGCCGTCGTAGTCCGCTGGCACCGGCGTGTCGAAATACGGCGCATAGCCCGCACCCCATTGAATGCTCGTCACCGTGTTCGTCGAACTGTTCAGGATGATCCAGTTCGGCGCGGGCGCAATCGCCCCAGGTCGAAAAACAGCCAAATCGGTCTTGCCATCGCCGTCATAGTCAGCGGGCACGGGGATGTCGTCCTGCTGCCCGTGCGTGACAATCATGTTCTGCCCGTCGCTGCTGCGCCGCACGAACCAGGTGCCGCTACGACGGAAGACCCCGATGTCGGTCTTGCCATCGCCGTCGTAATCGCCCGGCGTCGGGATGTCGAAATACGGCGCGTAGTTCGCGCCCCAGAATTGCAGGATAGCCTGCCCGTCCGAAGATTTGCGGATGTACCAGATCGAATCGGCCCCGCGCCAAATGGCGTGATCGGCTTTGCCATCGCCGTCGTAATCGCCGGGCACGATGTCATCGAAGTAGGGCGCATAGCCCGCGCCCCACTGCTGGGTGACGGTCGCGTTGTTGCCGCTGTTGATGACGCTCCAATTCGGCAGCGGCGGCGCGGCGCTGGGACTGAAGATGCTCAGATCGGTTTTGCCGTCACCGTCGAAATCGGCTATGACGGCGTTGCGGCGTAACACGACCAGTGTGTAGGCGCGTTGCCCGTTGCAGCCTGCGGTGTCATTCGTGGTGATAATGAAATTGAAACTGCCCTCAAGGGTAGGCGTGCCGCTTAACGATGCCGTCACCGCATTGAACGCTAATCCCGGCGGCACGTTGCCCGTCAGTACGAATGTCACCGCGCCCACGCCGCCCGTTTGGGTAAAGCCCTGGCTATATGGCACGCCTTTCCTGGCAGGCGCTAGGGTGAGTGGATTGACAGTGATGGTTTGGCAATTGATCGTTAGCGTGTAAGTGCGTGCGCCGGTGCAGCTCTGGCCATCGGTGGCGGCCACGCTGAAATTGAACGCCCCACTCGCCAACGGTATGCCCGACAAAACGCCTGCGCCCGAAAGCGTCACCCCATTTGGCAAACTGCCCGTGCTGAGTGTGAACGTATATGACCCTGTGCCGCCGCTCGCCGCCAGTGTTTGATTGTAAGCCGCGTTGACCGTGCCATTGGGTAATGAAGTTGTGGTCAACGTGATGGCCGGACAGGTATTCGAGACGAAGCCGCTGCTCACACTGTATTGCCCGCCGCTTGAGGTTGCGCTGAGGCCTTGGCCAAGCGTGCCGTTGACGCTCGTATTGCCGTTTGCACTGACGCCGCCACCGCCGGGAATAACTGACTGGGTAATGTTGTAACTGCCGCCGCTTTGTGCTGGTTCCAGCGTGATGGATTCAATGGCTGGCGCGGGCGGCGTTGGTGGCTTGCTGGTTGTCGCAACGACCGGCTTG
It includes:
- a CDS encoding VCBS repeat-containing protein, with amino-acid sequence MQIPTRRSQLALLIALLVLSGFTIYAHKRLEPARAISTNLFRHLRSVTPDRLPPVTKPVVATTSKPPTPPAPAIESITLEPAQSGGSYNITQSVIPGGGGVSANGNTSVNGTLGQGLSATSSGGQYSVSSGFVSNTCPAITLTTTSLPNGTVNAAYNQTLAASGGTGSYTFTLSTGSLPNGVTLSGAGVLSGIPLASGAFNFSVAATDGQSCTGARTYTLTINCQTITVNPLTLAPARKGVPYSQGFTQTGGVGAVTFVLTGNVPPGLAFNAVTASLSGTPTLEGSFNFIITTNDTAGCNGQRAYTLVVLRRNAVIADFDGDGKTDLSIFSPSAAPPLPNWSVINSGNNATVTQQWGAGYAPYFDDIVPGDYDGDGKADHAIWRGADSIWYIRKSSDGQAILQFWGANYAPYFDIPTPGDYDGDGKTDIGVFRRSGTWFVRRSSDGQNMIVTHGQQDDIPVPADYDGDGKTDLAVFRPGAIAPAPNWIILNSSTNTVTSIQWGAGYAPYFDTPVPADYDGDGKADLAIWRGADSIWYIRKSSDGQAILQFWGANYAPYFDIPTPGDYDGDGKADIAVWRRSGTWFVKLSSDGSFLGKNQGQSGDIPVPAYGVR
- a CDS encoding DMT family transporter, with the protein product MSSSDVAPAVDRTAYFHMLWASLGFALMAAFSHRAGEFCDWQLVVVARASVAFCFALLLAKGAGVKLVFFSSRILWLRSLAGSASMLCNFYALAHLPVSDTLTLMNTAPIWVTMLLWLVFKQKPGTGILAAVFTSVVGIALIQQPHFQSGKFACLMALSGAFFTSIAMLGLNRLQHIDPRAIVVHFSGVASLATLAFLLLTNRKDYSAQLADKSVIGLLVLVGLAGVVGQIGMTLAFAKGQASRVAVVALTQILFGLVFDMVFWNRAINLVSWLGMVFVIVPTAWLILGRPPQQSRELIEVEMSD